From Faecalicatena sp. Marseille-Q4148:
AAACAGGTATTGTACGAGCTGTCAGTTCTTTCTTTTTTTATTTATTTTGCTTCCCAACGTCCACTGGCACCGCAAGGGAGAACGAGGCCGTTAGAAGAAACCGGAAGTCCGATCTCCTGAGAGGTAACAGTGCCATGAAATCTTTTTAATTCGGTTGCAAGCATATAAGTCAGGACAGCCGGAGCAAGTCCTGTTGTGTAAGAGTTAATTAGAAAGAATAAAGGCTCATCGGAAAGAATCTTTGTGCAAAGCTTTACGAGAGGATGAATTGCATCCTCAATCTTCCAGATTTCACCTTTTGGACCGCGGCCGTAAGAAGGCGGATCCATGATGATAGCGTCATAATGATTGCCGCGGCGGATCTCACGCTCTACAAACTTCACACAGTCATCTACAAGCCATCGGATTGGAGCGTCAGACAAACCGGAAGAGGCGGCATTTTCTTTTGCCCATCCAACCATACCTTTTGAGGCATCCACATGTGTTACATGAGCGCCGGCCTTTGCTGCGGCTAAAGTTGCGCCGCCGGTATAGGCGAAAAGATTAAGTACTTTAACAGGACGTCCGGCGTTTCGGATCTTTTCAGAGAACCAGTCCCAGTTTGTCGCCTGTTCCGGGAATAGTCCGGTATGTTTAAAACTGAATGGTTTCAGGTTAAATGTCAGTTCTTTATAGTGAATCTGCCACTGCTGAGGAAGATCAAAGAATTCCCATTCGCCGCCGCCTTTCTGACTGCGGTGATAATGGCCGTTCATGTGCTTCCAACGGCGGTCTGTCTTTGGAGTATCCCAGATGACTTGCGGATCTGGGCGGACGAGAATATAATCGCCCCAGCGTTCTAATTTTTCACCTTTGGAAGAATCAATCACTTCGTAGTCCTTCCATCCGTCTGCTATCCACATAATTTATAATTCCTTTCTGTAAAACATCTTGTAAATTCATTTCTTTAATCGTTTCATTATAGCAATTTTTGCAGAAAAAAACAATTCCTCGTGCAGAAATCCCTTGAAATTGCTTCTTGAGAAACAAAAAGAGAAATGGAATGAATGTCAAAGATATGAGAAACGTGTGCAGCTTTATCTGGAAGGGAAACATCAATGGGATACAAAAACCGCTGTGATTATGGTCGTGAGGGGAGAAAAAACTTGATTTTCCCATAATATCCTGCTACACTTAAAAATATGCAGTTATAGATAAATCATATATATATATTATAAAAACCTATAACCGGACTTGTTTACCTAATACCCAAACAATGATAGAATATGTCTATAAGTGTAAAAGCTTTTTACGAATGAAAGGTGGGTAATTTATGATTACAGTAAATGCGATCGGAGATAACTGTCCGATTCCGGTAATTAAAACAAAAAAAGCAATGCAGGCGCTGACAGGACCTGAGACAATTGAAGTATTGGTTGATAATGAAATAGCAGTACAGAATGTAACGAAGATGGCTACAGCAAGCGGCGGAAAAGTGACATCAGAAAAAGTTGCAGAGAAAGAATTCAAAGTAACAATTGAGATGGAAGGCGCTCCGGCAGTTGAGGGCGAGGAAGAAGCTGTATGTACACCGGACAGAAGAGAAAATACGGTTGTTGTGATTTCTTCTGACAGAATGGGAAGCGGTAATGATGAGCTTGGTAAAGTACTGATCAAAGGATTTATCTTTGCAGTAACACAGCTTGATAAGCTTCCTAAGACAATGCTGTTTTACAATGGAGGCGCAACATTGACTGCAGAAGGTTCTGATTCTCTGGAAGACTTGAAGCATTTAGAGGCACAGGGCGTAGAGATTCTGACATGCGGTACATGTTTGAATTATTATGGAATGACAGACAAACTTCAGGTTGGATCTGTGACGAATATGTATTCAATTGTAGAGAAGATGGCCGGAGCAGACAAGATCATTCAGCCATAAGAGAATTCGCTAGATTTTATAGAAGTGAACGTCAGCGTCGGTTTACCGTTGTATTCCGGCGCTGTTTTGCGAAAAAGAATTTGTGAAGGAGAGAGAGTTATGATTCGCGATGTAAAATTAACACATATGACAAAAACAGCAGGATGAGCTGCGAAAGTAGGTCCTGAAACCCTTGCCCAGGTTCTGGGTAAGCTGCCTAAATTTGAAGATGAAAATCTTCTTGTTGGAATTGAAACTTCGGATGATGCGGCAATCTATAAAGTAACAGATGATATCGCGATGATTCAGACGGTTGACTTCTTTACTCCAATTGTGGATGATCCATATATGTTCGGACAGATTGCAGCAGCCAATTCCTTAAGTGATGTCTATGCCATGGGAGGAGTTCCGAAGGTGGCTTTGAATATTGTCGGCTTTCCGAATTGTCTTGACCCTTCTATTCTGGGAGATATTTTAAAAGGAGGCGCCGACAAAGTAAAAGAAGCAGGCGCTGTGCTTGTAGGCGGACATACGATTCAGGATGATGAACCGAAATACGGTCTTTGTGTATCCGGTTTTGTTCATCCGAAAAAAATCTTCAAGAATTACGGCTGCCGGCCGGGAGATGTGTTAATTCTGACAAAGCAGATCGGAAACGGAGTTGTGAACACAGCGATCAAAGCTGAGATGGCTTCTGACCGTGCAATCCGGGAAGCTGAGATTGTCATGTCTTCCCTGAATAGAAAAGCAAAAGAAGTTGTGGATAAATATCATGTGAATGCATGTACAGATATTACAGGATTCGGACTTCTCGGACACTGTGCGGAGATGGCGGTACCAAGTCATGTAACATTTGAACTCCATGTCAAAGATATCGCTTATTTTGAAGATGCGATTTCTTATGCGAAGATGGGACTTGTGCCGGAGGGAGCTTATAAAAACCGTAAACATGCAGGCTCTCATATTGATGTTGGAACAGTGGAAGAGCATTATATTGATCTGCTTTACGATCCGCAGACATCGGGAGGATTGCTGTTAAGTGTTCCAAAAGAAGAGGCAGATGCAGTGATGGAAGATTTTGAGAAAAAGCATATGGATACAAAAGTATCTATCATAGGACAGGTACTAGAAGAAGAGACAAACGGAAAGAATATTCGTTTAGTATAAGAAAAGAAAGAGTTGGAGAAGGGAATGAACAAAAACTTATTATACCGCAATATCCCTAAAGTGGATGTGTTATTAGAAGAAGAAAAGATACAGGAACTGATTGAACGTTACAGTTATGATACGGTAATTGAAGCTATTCGTCAGGAGCTTGACAGCCTGCGGGCATTTATTGGTAAATGTGAGTCAGAAGACGAAGCAAATCACAGATTATCTGTATTGCGGGAGCGGATAGCAGAAAATGTTGCCAGAATGCATCGACCGAATATGCGCAGTGTAGTAAATGCTACAGGGACGATTCTGCATACCAATCTTGGACGTGCGCCAATCGGAGAAAAACACATGAAACATGTGTTTGAGATTGCTACAGGATATTCCAATCTGGAATACAGTCTGGAAGAAGGCAAAAGAGGAGAGCGCTATTCTCACTTTGAGAAGCTGCTCTGTAAGCTGACAGGAGCGGAAGCAGCTATGGCTGTGAATAATAATGCGTCTTCGGTGCTGCTGATTTTAAGTACATTGGGAAAAGGCGGAGAAGTAGTTGTTTCCCGTGGAGAACTCGTGGAAATTGGTGGAAAATTCCGGGTTCCGGATGTAATGGAACAAAGCGGTGCGACACTTGTGGAAGTCGGTACTACGAATAAAACACATTATTCCGATTATGAAAATGCAATTACGGAAGAAACAAAAGCTCTTCTGAAAGTGCATACAAGTAACTATCGGATCGTTGGTTTTACAGAGAACGTATCAATTGCAGAGATGTCCGAAATTGCGAAAGCCCATGATCTTCCGTTAATTGAAGATATTGGAAGCGGAGTGCTTGTGGATCTGAGTAAATATGGTTTGACATATGAGCCGACAGTACAGGATTCTCTGAAGAATGGGGCGGATATTGTTTGCTTTAGTGGGGATAAGCTTCTTGGCGGACCGCAGGCAGGAATTATTGTAGGAAAGAAGAAATACATTGATCAGATGAAGAAGAACCAGCTAACAAGAGCGCTTCGAATCGATAAGTTTACGGCAGCTACACTGGAAGTTGTTCTTCAGGAATATCTCTCTGAAGAGAAAGCAATTAAAAATATTCCGGTACTTCGAATGATGACAGAGTCATTTGAAGATGTGGCGAAACGGGCACGCGGATTGAAACGGATGCTGCAGAATGCAGGAATTGACGCTGTGATTGAGACGGAACACTGTGAGTCACAGATTGGAGGCGGATCCCTTCCGCTAGAACGGATTCCGAGTATGGCGGTAACAATTAAAGCAAATGCGATCACAACAGAAGAACTGGAAGAGCGTATGCGCTGTCTTGAAGTTCCGGTGATCGGGCGTACCTTAAATGATAAAATTCTTTTGGATGCAAGAACGCTTGATGCGAAAGCATGCAAAACAATTGTACAGCAGTTTAAAGAGACGGGAATCTGCAACCGATAGCGGCAGATCAGCGTCTATTACAGATGAGAGGAACGATAAATCAGATGAAGCATATTATTATCGGAACAGCAGGTCATATTGATCATGGAAAGACAACGCTGATTAAAGCGCTGACCGGGCGCAATACAGACCGGTGGGAAGAAGAACAACGAAGAGGAATTACGATTGATCTTGGATTTACTTATTTTGATCTTCCATGCGGGGACAGAGTCGGAATCATTGATGTGCCGGGTCATGAGCGTTTTATTAATAACATGGTAGCCGGTGTTGTTGGGATGGATCTTGTTATGCTTGTTGTAGCAGCGGATGAAGGAATTATGCCGCAGACAAGAGAGCATATGGATATTCTCGGACTGCTTGGAATTGAGAAAAGCATTCTTGTAATTAATAAATGCGATCTTGTAGATGAAGAATGGCTTGAACTTGTAGAAGAAGAGATTAAAGAAGAATTGGAAGGAACATTTCTTGAACATGCTCCGGTTGTGAAGATTTCAGCTGCGACAGGTCAGGGAATCCCGGAACTGATCAGCACGATTGAAGAGCTGACCGCAGATGATGTGACAGAAAAAGATACACAGACGATTCCACGGCTTCCGATTGACCGGGCATTTTCCATATCCGGATTTGGAACAATTATTACAGGAACATTGCTTTCCGGAACGATTGCGAAAGATACATCGCTGATGATGTATCCGATTGGAAAAGAGTGTAAGATCCGCAGTATCCAGGTACATGGACAGGATGTAGATAAATGTTATGCAGGACAGAGAGTTGCCATTAATTTGTCAAATGTAAAGAAATCAGAATTAAAACGTGGATGTGTGCTTGCACCGCCAAACAGTATGAAAAATACAATGATGCTGGATGTAAAAATGAATGTGCTGCCGTCTTCTATGAGAATTCTGACAAATCACAGCCGTCTGCATCTGTTTACAGGAACGAGTGAGATTCTCTGTCGTGCGATTTTGCTCGATCAGGAGGAGTTAGGACCTGGAGAGAGCGGTTATGTGCAGCTTCGTCTGGAAGAAGAAATTGCTGTCAGACGAGGGGATAAATTCGTGGTACGCTTTTATTCACCGATGGAAACAATCGGAGGCGGTATGATACTGGAGCCAAATCCGGAGAAGAAAAAACGTTTCCAGGAAGACGCAATTGAAGAATTAAAGCAGAAAGAATCAGGTTCTTCAGCAGATGTTATTGCGCTTCATGCGAAGCAGCATGGAGATACGATGGTAACGCTCCAGGAGCTGGCAAAACTGACAGCACTTTCCATTGAAGAAGTGACGGAAGATGTTGAGGAATTAAAAGCAGAGGGAACGGTCTATACATTTGCGATGAAGAAAGATATTTATGTATGGCACCGGTCAGATGAAGTAGCGGGAACAGAAAAGATTCTCGGAACACTTGCAGAATATCATAAGAAATATCCGTATCGTCCTGGAATGAAAAAAGCAGAGATCCATATGACATTCTTCAAAAAGATTAAACAGAATGTATTTGATCTTTATATCGATATGTTGGCGGAGCAGGAGACTGTCAGACGTCATCAGGAGTTCTTGAGCCTGCCAACTTTTGAGATTCAAAAGGATGCAACGTATCAGAAAGCAGAGAAAATTATTTGCGATACATTCCAACAGGCAGCATATGATTTTGCAAAATTTTCTGAAATTGATTTCAAAGGAATCGACAGGGGCACTGCCGATGACATTATCATGGGAATGGTAGAGCGTCAGGAAGTAGTGAAACTGGCGGAGGATATGTATACGCTTTCGTCATTTGTGGAAAACGCAAAAGAAAAGATCATTGAGCGTCTGAAGGAAAACGGCGGTGTGATTACAATTGCAGAAGTGCGGGATATGTTTGGTACGAGCCGCAAAAGTGCAAAACCGCTTTTAGAATATATGGACAGCATTAAAGTAACGAAGAAAACCGGTGGAGAAAGTGAGAGGGTGGCATACTAATGAATTTGAAGCAGTTAGAGGCGTTTGTGCAGGTGGCGCAAAGCGGAAGCTTTTCAAAGGCCGCAAAGCAATTGTACCTGACACAGCCGACTGTCAGCGCGCATATTTCTTCTCTGGAGAAAGAGCTGGATGCGAGGCTGTTTGTGAGAAATACAAAGGAAGTAAGCCTTTCCGAAGACGGAAAAACATTATACAATTATGCAAAACAGATTATTGATCTGGAACACAAAATAGAAGAAACGTTCTGTGCAGACCAACAGGAAGAGAAGCAGGAAATTACAATTGCAGCATCGACCATTCCGGCGCAGTATCTTCTTCCGAAGATTCTGGCCAGATTTGTGGAAAAGTATCCGGAAGAGCAATTTCGGATTATTGAGACAGACAGCAGTCAGGTAGTAGAGCAGATTATTAAGCGGAGTGTTGATATCGGCTTTACCGGTACGGTGCTTGAGAAGAAACATTGTAAATATATTCCGTTTTATCGAGATGAACTTGTAGTCATTACTCCAAATACGGAGAAATACCGCAAAATTCAGGAAGAAGAGCAGGATTTCAGGTGGCTGCAAAATGAAGCGTTGATTTTAAGAGAAGAGGGTTCCGGAACGAGAAAAGAGGCGGCTAAACAGTTAAGGCAGCTTGGAATTGAACTGGATAGATTAAATATTGTGGCAAGTATTGGAAATCAGGAAACAATTAAAAAATCTGTACAGAATGGGATTGCGATTTCCATTATTTCCCGTCTTGCTGCGGAAGAAGAAACAAATTCAGGAAAATTATTGAGTTTTCCGATTCCGTCAAAAGATGGAGGAAGGGATCTGAATGTTGTATACAACAGAAACTTTCATTTAACTCATTCAGCGGAACGGTTTATCAAGATTGTAAAAGAAATCTATACAAAGAAAAAATAGGCGATGAGAAAGAAATGCGTTTTATAGTTTTTATCTATAAGGCGCATTTCTTTATTGTTCTTTTCTATTAGACTAAGCTATGGAAAGAGGCTATACTTGAATGGAAGAAGTTATAGAAAATTAATGATATACGAGGGATGAACATGATTTACTTAGATAATGCAGCAACGACGATGCATAAGCCGCAGGCCGTGATAGATGCAGTTGTGCAGGCAATGAACAGTCTTGGAAATGCAGGCCGCGGTGCCAATGAAGCATCGCTGAGTGCAGCCAGAATTATTTATGATACGAGGGACAGGCTGGCACAGCTTTTCCATGCGGAGAATGCAAAAAGAATCGCATTTACATGCAATTCGACAGAGAGTTTGAATATTGCAATTAAAGGAAGTCTCAATCCGGGCGACCATGCTATTACAACAGCGCTGGAGCACAATTCTGTATTGCGGCCATTGTATGAGATGCAAGAGCAGGGCGTGGAATTAACTGTGATCGAGAGTGATAAAAGAGGACGCATCTGTTACGAAGATTTTGAGAAGGCAATCCGTCCGGAGACAAAAGTGATTGTCTGTACCAATGGATCGAATCTGACAGGTAACAGAGTCGATCTTGAGAGAGTCGGAAAGATTGCGGAAGATCATGGCATCCGCTTTATTGTAGATGCATCACAGACTGCAGGAGTATTTGAGATTGATGTACAGAAGATGCACATCGATATTCTTTGCTTTACAGGACATAAAGGACTTCTGGGACCTCAGGGAACAGGCGGAATCTATGTTCGGGAAGGAATTGAACTGCGTCCGCTCAAAAGCGGTGGAAGCGGTGTAGATACATATAATACGCACCATCCTGCAGAGATGCCGACTGCACTTGAGGCAGGGACATTGAACGGACACGGAATTGCCGGATTAGGCGCAGGTGTGAAATATATTATGGATACCGGCATGGAGCATATCCGTGAGACAGAACAGCATTATATGTGGAAGTTTTACAATGGGGTAAAGGATATTCCAGGTGTAAAAATATACGGTGATTTTGAAACAGAGGATCGCTGTCCGATCGTTACTCTGAATATTGCTGATTATGATTCTTCTGAAGTGAGCGATGAGCTCCTTATGACATATGGTATTTCTACAAGACCGGGAGCGCATTGCGCACCGCTTATGCACAAAGCTCTTGGAACAGTAGATCAGGGAGCAGTCAGATTCAGCTTCTCGCATTTTAATACGGAAGAAGAAATTGATGCTGCAATTGCAGCCATCAGAGAATTGGCAGAAGAGGAGTAAGAGGAGGAAATTACAATGAATTTATCTGATTCAAAGAAAAAACTGGCGTTTGCCGGCATTCTTTGCGGTATTGTAGCGGCGGTACTGGCAGTGCTTGGCAATCCTGGAAACATGGCATTTTGTATTGCTTGTTTCATTCGTGATACTGCAGGTGCAATGAAGATGCACAGTGCAGCAGTTGTACAGTATGCAAGACCGGAGACAATCGGTATTGTGCTTGGAGCATTTGCAATTTCTGTTGCAACGAAAGAATATCGTTCATCAGGTGGTTCTTCACCGATGACACGTTTTGTGCTTGGTATGATCATTATGATCGGTTCGTTAGTATTCTTAGGTTGTCCGCTCCGTATGGTAATCCGTATGTCAGCCGGAGATTTGAATGCTTGGGTTGCTCTGATCGGATTTGTCGGCGGTGTTGCGACAGGAGCATTCTTCTTGAAGAAAGGCTTTAGCCTCGGAAGAGCATACGAAACGAATGCAATGAGCGGCGCGGTACTTCCAGTCATCGTGCTTGGAATTCTTGCAGTCAGTGTTGGAACAACTTTATTTGCAGTCAGCGAAAAAGGCCCGGGAAGTATGCATGCTCCGATCATCGCATCATTGATCGGCGGAATTATTTTCGGTGTGCTTGCTCAGAAGTCAAGAATGTGTTTTGCGGGAAGTATCCGTGATATTATTTTAATGAAGAGTTTCGATTTAATTTCAGTGATTGCCGGATTATTTGTGGTAATGCTTGTATTTAATATCGCAACAGGCGGATTCCATCTTGGATTTGCCGGTCAGCCGATCGCACATTCTCAGCATTTATGGAACATTCTCGGTATGTATGCAGTTGGTTTCGCCGCTGTTCTCGCAGGGGGATGTCCGCTTCGTCAGTTAGTACTGGCAGGACAGGGTTCTTCTGATGCAGGAATAACAGTACTTGGACTTTTTATAGGAGCAGCACTGGCACATAATCTGGGACTTGCTTCCGCAGCAGCTTCTGCAGCAACAGCAGATGCACCGGCAGTAGCAGGAGGTCCATCTATCTACGGAAAAGCAGCTGTTATTATTTGTATTGTAGTTTGCTTTATTATTGCGGCAGGTAACAAACGTAAAGCGGCAAAATAAATCCGGGGAGCAGTATATTGAAAGTAAGAAGATAGCTTTTGAATGATGCTTGAAGAGTAATAGGAATTATGGTATTCTGGAAAGGCAGGTAAAATATTATGAAGGAAGTAGATGCAAGAGGTCTTTCTTGTCCGGAACCGTTAATGCTGACAGCAGAAGCGCTGAATAGCACAAAAGGTCCGGTAAAAGTTCTGGTAAGTGAAGCGCACCAGAAAACAAATGTTGAAAAATATGCCAAAGATCACGGCAAGAAAACAACCGTAAGAGAGATCGGTTCTGAATTCGAAATTGTAATTGAGTAGTTATGAGAAAGAAAGAATTAAAACTGGTTGTAACATTCCATACAACGGCAGACGCAATGGCGATGGAAAAAGCATGTAAAGAACACGATGTTCCGGGAAGACTGATTCCGGTTCCGAGAAGTATTTCCGCAGGGTGCGGACTGTCCTGGTGTGCAGATCTTACAGATCGTGAAACAATTCAGGATATGATGAAAAATGTTGGAATTGAAGAAGAAGACATGCACGAATGTATGGTGTAAGAAGAGGTAAAGAGCTATCACTTATGTGGTAGCTCTTTGTAATGTCCAATGTTTTATCAATCCTGTATAGATTTTTTATTGTGATTCCGAAACATTTGGACTATAATAAGACAATAGGATTCATAGTAAGATAAAAAATAAGATAAATAATTACAGGAGTGATATACATATGATAAAGGTTCAGGAATACAGAGGACATATCCGTAACTGGAAAGCATTATGTACAGAGCTGGAAATTGACAGTACACTTTCCAGGGAGAAGAAAGAGGAACAGATTTTAATCAGAGCGTATGAGACATGGGGCTATGAGATGGCAAAGCACCTGTATGGAATGTTTGCGTTTGCCTTATGGGACGACAGAGAAAAGAAGCTGTTCTGTGTAAGAGATCAGTTTGGAACAAAGCCGTTCTATTATTACGAAACGGCAGATGGAAAGCTGCTTTACGGAACGATGATTCGCAGTATTATTGAACAGCCGGGATTTGTGAAAGAATTAAATGAAGAAATGCTGCAGTTGTATTTGAGTCTGACATATGTTGCTGGAGAGAATACATTTTTCAGAGGACTGAAGAAACTGCTGCCGGGACGTTATCTTGTATGGCAGGAAGGAAGATTGACAGTTGAGCGTTACTGGAAACCGGAATTTCATCCGGATGAGAGTAAGACACTGGAAGAATGGGCAGATGAGATCCACGATACAGTGAAAGAGGTAATGGCTGAAGTCAAGACAGAAGATGAGACAGCAGAATCATTTCTGTCAGGCGGTGTAGATTCTTCTTATGTCCTTGCAATGTCCGATGCCGAAACCGCGGATACATGCGGATATGAAGAAGAGCGGTTTGATGAATCTGTACTTGCAGTAGAGACGGCAAAACTGCTTGGAAAGAACATTGAGCGCTCAGTGATTACACCGGAGCAGTATTTTGCAATTGTACCGTATGTAATGTATAATATGGAGCAGCCGCTTGGAGATGCATCGGCAATCGTATTTGCGCTTGGATGTCAGGCAACAGCAAAACATACAAAGCTGTGTTACTCAGGAGAAGGTGCGGATGAATTTTTCGGTGGTTATAATATGTACCGCAATGCAGAACGCTATGGGGAGAATTTAAAGACGTTCTATGTTGGCAATACAAACATCATGAAAGAAGAAGAGAAGAAAAAGATTCTGAAGAAATACGATCCGGATGTTCTTCCGATTGAACTTGCGGCAGGTATTTATGAAGAAACAGAAGGACTGGATCCTCTTACGAAAATGTCAGATGTAGATATTCAGATCTGGCTGGAGGGAGATATTTATCTGAATGTGGATAAGATGAGTGAGGCAGCAGGGCTCGAAATCAGGATGCCGCTCACAGATCTTCGAATCTTTGATATCGCATCAAGAATGCCGTCAAGATATAAAGTCAACGAAGAACAGAATAAAGTTGCACTCCGCACTGCCGCAAGAAAAGTGCTTCCGGAGGAAATCGCATTCCGCAAGAAGCTTGGCTTTATCGTACCAATCAGAATCTGGATGGCAGATGACCGCTACAATCAGGATGTGCGCGAGAAATTCCACAGCGAGATGGCGGCAAAATTCTTCAATCTTGATGAGATCAATGCGATCTTTGATGATTATGTTGGCGGAAATTCGGATAACTGGAGAAAAGTGTGGACAATTTATACATTCCTTGTGTGGTATGAGGAATACTTTGTAAAACGTTAAAATGTAATGTAAATAAAAGGAAATCGTATTTGGCAACACCCACTAAGAAAGTTTTTTTGGGTAAGTACGGTGTAACTTAGTAAAATGGGTTACACCGTATTTTTTTGTCCTAATGCTATGAAACGGAATTCCTGCCGATTTGCCCGTATTTCTTCCATTTTTCCCTTTTGTCTCTGACAAGACTGAACTGTTACAATATTTTTTCGGAGGATGGGAAAGACTATTTAATTTTAAATGGAACTTAATTGATATTCTAATTACTTTTAGCGTACAATTTTAAAATAATGTCTACATATAGTTGTTTTTCTTTTCGAAACTATATGATATAATAATTGTGTATATTATTTATTTCTAGTGTGCGGAAAGTTGGTGTCTGTTTGAGTAAAAAAGAAATTTTAAAAACGGTAATTGAAAATAACGGCGGCATTGCAAAAACTTCAGATTTTGCTGCTAATGGGATAAATAAATACGAGGTAGCAGTTTTTTGTAAAGAAGGAATCATTGAAAGAATTCGCAGAGGATTTTATCAGCTTCCCCAAAGTAAAAATATCACAGAAGAACAGCTTATACGGGAACTTCTTCCGCAGGGAATTATTTGTGTGGAGTCTGCTTTGTTTCACTATGGATATAGTGATTTTTCTCCCCGCAAATGGTCGATTGCTGTGCCGAGAACAGCGTCCCGTGCTGTAAAGAACATTGAAGAATTTACGATGAAGGCTTATTATATTCAAAAGGAATTTTTAGACATAGGTAAGTCCACAAGCAATTTTAATGGTGTAATATTACCTGTGTATGACCGTGAGCGAACAATATGCGATTGCTTTAAGTACCGCACAAAACTTGACAACGAAATTTTTAATAAGGCTGTCAATGCCTATGCTGCTGACGAAAAAAAGAAGCTTGCAAATTTGTCTAAATATGCAAAGGAAATGAAGCTTTATACAAAGGTTATGAATGTAATGGAGGTGCTGCTTAATGGCTGATATAGCTGCGTCCGTGTTGGCGCGACTTAAGAATAAAGCTGCTGAAAGTGGAAGAAGTTATCAACTCTGTTTACAGCTCTTTTGCCAAGAGGAATTTTTGCGGCGTTTGGGAAGATCCAAGTATGCTGAGAACCTCGTGTTAAAAGGAGGCCTGTTCCTCTATTCGCTTACTGACTTTGATAGCCGAGTAACAGTTGATGTAGATTTTTTGCTTCGAAAAATACCCAATACACCGGAACAGTTAAAGAGTATACTTGAGGAAATTATTGCAGTTCAAACAGGTAATGCTTTTGTGACCTTTGAGATAAAAGATATTGCACCTATTGCTGTTGCGAAGAAATATGCCGGTATAGGAGTTTCAATGGTCGCTCATATTAAAAATACTCGCACACCTTTTTGTATTGATTTTGGTGTTGGTGATATCATTGTGCCAAAGCAGGAAAAAAGAAAAATCCCTACTCAGCTTGATGATTTTGTTGCACCGACAATTAATACTTATTCCATTGAAACGACTGTTGCTGAAAAAATTGACGCAATCCTCAGCCTGATGGAGTTTTCCAGCCGGATGAAAGACTATTACGATATTTATTATCTTGCTAATAAATTTGATTTTGACGGCAAGATACTGTCTGAAGCTCTTAGGAAAACCTTTGCAAACAGAGAACACAATTTTACGGTGGCACAGTTTGAACAGGTTATGACTTTTGATAGTGATAGCGCTATGCAGAAAAAGTGGAAGGCATTTATCCGTAAGATAGATAC
This genomic window contains:
- a CDS encoding nucleotidyl transferase AbiEii/AbiGii toxin family protein gives rise to the protein MADIAASVLARLKNKAAESGRSYQLCLQLFCQEEFLRRLGRSKYAENLVLKGGLFLYSLTDFDSRVTVDVDFLLRKIPNTPEQLKSILEEIIAVQTGNAFVTFEIKDIAPIAVAKKYAGIGVSMVAHIKNTRTPFCIDFGVGDIIVPKQEKRKIPTQLDDFVAPTINTYSIETTVAEKIDAILSLMEFSSRMKDYYDIYYLANKFDFDGKILSEALRKTFANREHNFTVAQFEQVMTFDSDSAMQKKWKAFIRKIDTKTDDYSTVLKTICAFLTKPFTAAVEGKELNEHWSATDYDWI